The following coding sequences lie in one Bordetella genomosp. 9 genomic window:
- a CDS encoding thiolase: MTDLNPILHRGRAAIVGAAESDLGEVGPGFSALDLMAQGVQRALADSGLGLRDVDGLFCATTQSRMAGLALAEYLNLPEAYIDSTSTGGSSFMGHLARAVQAVEAGICKVAVVAYGSTQRSLGRKNTSPPERNPYEAPFKPFLPPTAYALAAARHMHEFGTTREQLAEVAVAARQWALRNPVAWEKEPLTVEQVLASRMVSHPLTIRDCCLVSDGGGAIVVTSAERARRLPKPPVHLLGAGHVTTHLTISNMPNLVETGARRAGEIAYAQAGVGPRDIDVVGVYDAFTINTILFLEDLGFCAKGEGGAFVSGGNIAPGGSLPVNTNGGGLSYCHPGMYGLFLLIEAVRQLRGECGDRQVPGAEIALAHGNGAVLSSQYTVILGGAETA, translated from the coding sequence ATGACTGACTTGAATCCCATTCTGCATCGAGGACGCGCCGCCATCGTGGGCGCCGCGGAATCCGACCTGGGCGAGGTCGGGCCGGGCTTCTCCGCGCTGGACCTGATGGCGCAGGGCGTGCAGCGCGCGCTCGCCGACAGCGGCCTGGGCCTGCGCGACGTCGACGGCCTGTTCTGCGCGACGACGCAGAGCCGCATGGCCGGCCTGGCGCTGGCCGAGTACCTGAACCTGCCTGAGGCCTATATCGATTCCACCTCCACCGGCGGCTCTTCCTTCATGGGGCATCTGGCGCGCGCCGTGCAGGCGGTGGAGGCCGGGATTTGCAAGGTGGCCGTGGTGGCATACGGCAGCACGCAGCGGTCGCTCGGCCGCAAGAACACCAGTCCGCCGGAACGCAATCCTTACGAAGCGCCTTTCAAGCCTTTTCTGCCGCCCACCGCTTATGCGCTGGCGGCGGCCCGGCACATGCACGAATTCGGCACGACCCGCGAACAGCTTGCCGAGGTCGCGGTCGCGGCGCGGCAGTGGGCGCTGCGCAATCCCGTTGCGTGGGAAAAGGAACCGCTGACAGTGGAGCAGGTGTTGGCATCGCGCATGGTCAGCCACCCGTTGACGATACGCGATTGCTGCCTGGTGTCCGATGGCGGCGGCGCCATCGTCGTGACGTCGGCCGAGCGCGCGCGCAGGTTGCCCAAGCCGCCCGTGCATCTGCTGGGCGCGGGCCATGTCACGACGCACCTGACCATCTCCAATATGCCGAACCTGGTCGAGACGGGCGCGCGGCGCGCCGGCGAAATCGCGTACGCGCAAGCGGGCGTCGGACCGCGGGACATCGACGTCGTGGGCGTGTACGACGCGTTCACCATCAATACCATCCTCTTCCTGGAAGACCTGGGCTTCTGCGCCAAGGGCGAGGGCGGCGCTTTCGTCAGCGGGGGCAATATCGCGCCCGGGGGCAGCCTGCCCGTAAACACCAATGGCGGCGGGCTGTCGTACTGCCATCCCGGCATGTACGGCCTGTTTCTGTTGATCGAAGCCGTCCGGCAACTGCGCGGCGAATGCGGGGACCGGCAGGTGCCCGGCGCGGAAATCGCGCTGGCGCACGGCAATGGCGCGGTGCTGTCGTCCCAGTACACGGTCATCCTGGGCGGCGCGGAAACGGCATAG
- a CDS encoding TonB-dependent receptor yields MNHVFAPARHPRALFRRTASAWVAGRICLGALAVPVGAALAPAAHAQGAATRHYDIPPGTLEDALNRFGRESGIMLSFRPEIAQGRQSAGLQGGFTVQGGLDALLAGTGIQAIEQSNGGYVLNAPADAGAAAAASAVQLPTVTVSAAADPALPAPYAGGQVATGGGLGLLGTSDAMDVPFSTTNYTEQALEDIQARTLADVVVNESSVRTLTSSGGFGEDFQIRGFTVSSSDIGLNGLYGLTSSSRMPAAIMERVEVLKGPGTLMYGIPPNGSIGGGINIVTKRAGDDPLTRLTTTYESKGRLGGQFDVGRRFGEDNAWGIRVNGVYRDGATAIDKGNNQQTVGAVGLDYRGKALRWSLDAYDTREDIDNFRPQIGFQPGIGSLPSAPSGHRNFFPGTKLKLQDSAAMTRLEYDVNEHITVYGAAGYRYGSADQTFPWASADERGNFDVLNAYYDSYSKTSTGEIGARARFDTFGVGHTVSLAANRLHQEQGNAYITSDTTVPSNIYHPSPLPPVTAERISPSKASETTLSSIALADTLSFANDRLLITGGLRHQRVELDNYDTLTGARTSSYDEDAVSPLAGIVFKPWSNVSLYGNFTSGLTRGDVAPIGTANAGQAFAPYKSKQYEAGVKVDWGSVVTTASVFQIKKPNSQTDPVTNVFSYGGEQRNRGLELSAYGEVVRGLRVMASTTFFDAKLTHTAGGMNDGNDANGVPDNTWNLGVDWDTPWVDGLSLNARVIHTSSTYYDAANTVKVPSWTRYDVGARYMTEVMGKSVILRANIENLFGKDYWLVSGSYVTPAAPRTVLLSAQIDF; encoded by the coding sequence ATGAATCACGTTTTTGCGCCCGCGCGCCACCCGCGCGCCCTATTTCGCCGCACCGCCTCCGCATGGGTGGCGGGGCGCATCTGCCTTGGCGCCCTCGCGGTTCCGGTTGGCGCGGCCCTTGCGCCGGCTGCCCATGCCCAGGGCGCGGCTACACGCCACTACGACATCCCCCCGGGCACGCTGGAAGATGCGCTGAACCGCTTCGGCCGCGAATCGGGAATCATGCTGTCCTTCCGGCCGGAGATCGCGCAGGGCCGGCAAAGCGCCGGCCTGCAGGGCGGCTTTACCGTGCAGGGCGGCCTGGACGCACTGCTCGCGGGCACGGGGATCCAGGCCATCGAGCAATCGAACGGCGGCTATGTTTTGAACGCGCCGGCGGACGCCGGCGCGGCTGCGGCGGCCTCGGCCGTGCAACTGCCCACCGTGACCGTCAGCGCCGCGGCGGATCCGGCCCTGCCCGCGCCCTACGCGGGCGGCCAGGTGGCGACCGGCGGCGGTCTGGGCCTGCTCGGCACATCCGACGCGATGGATGTGCCCTTCAGCACCACCAACTACACCGAACAGGCGCTGGAAGACATCCAGGCCCGCACGCTCGCCGACGTGGTCGTCAACGAGTCCTCGGTACGGACGCTGACATCCAGCGGCGGCTTCGGCGAGGACTTCCAGATCCGCGGCTTCACCGTGAGCAGCAGCGATATCGGCTTGAACGGCTTGTACGGCCTGACCTCGTCCAGCCGGATGCCCGCAGCCATCATGGAACGCGTGGAAGTTTTGAAAGGACCGGGCACGCTGATGTACGGCATTCCGCCGAACGGCAGCATCGGCGGGGGCATCAATATCGTGACCAAGCGCGCCGGCGACGATCCCCTGACGCGCCTGACCACCACCTACGAAAGCAAGGGCAGGCTCGGCGGCCAGTTCGACGTGGGCCGGCGCTTCGGCGAGGACAACGCCTGGGGCATCCGCGTCAACGGCGTCTACCGCGACGGCGCGACCGCCATCGACAAAGGCAACAACCAGCAAACGGTCGGCGCCGTCGGTCTGGACTATCGCGGCAAGGCGCTGCGCTGGTCGCTGGATGCCTATGACACGCGCGAGGATATCGACAATTTCCGCCCGCAGATCGGCTTCCAGCCTGGCATCGGATCCTTGCCGTCCGCGCCGTCGGGCCACCGCAATTTCTTCCCGGGCACGAAGCTGAAGCTGCAGGATTCGGCTGCGATGACGCGGCTGGAATACGACGTCAACGAGCACATCACCGTTTATGGCGCCGCGGGGTATCGCTATGGATCGGCGGACCAGACCTTCCCGTGGGCCAGTGCGGACGAACGCGGCAACTTCGATGTCCTCAATGCCTACTACGACTCGTACAGCAAGACCTCCACGGGCGAGATCGGCGCGCGGGCGCGCTTCGACACGTTCGGGGTCGGCCATACCGTGAGCCTGGCCGCCAACCGGCTGCATCAGGAACAGGGCAACGCCTACATCACCTCGGATACCACCGTCCCGTCCAACATCTACCATCCGTCGCCGCTGCCGCCGGTCACCGCTGAACGGATTTCGCCCAGCAAGGCCTCGGAAACCACGCTGTCGAGCATCGCGCTGGCCGATACGTTGTCCTTCGCCAACGACCGCCTGTTGATCACCGGCGGCCTGCGCCACCAGCGGGTCGAGCTCGACAACTATGACACGCTGACAGGCGCCCGCACCTCGTCCTATGACGAAGACGCGGTGTCGCCCCTGGCCGGCATCGTCTTCAAGCCCTGGTCCAACGTATCGCTGTACGGCAACTTCACCTCGGGGCTGACGCGGGGCGACGTTGCGCCGATCGGCACGGCAAACGCCGGCCAGGCGTTCGCGCCGTACAAATCCAAGCAGTACGAGGCCGGCGTCAAGGTGGATTGGGGCAGCGTCGTCACCACCGCATCGGTGTTCCAGATCAAGAAGCCGAATTCCCAGACAGACCCGGTCACGAACGTCTTCAGCTACGGCGGCGAGCAGCGCAATCGCGGCCTGGAACTGTCCGCCTACGGGGAAGTGGTGCGCGGTCTGCGCGTGATGGCCAGCACGACGTTTTTCGACGCCAAGCTGACCCATACGGCGGGCGGCATGAATGACGGCAACGATGCCAACGGGGTGCCGGACAACACCTGGAACCTGGGAGTGGACTGGGACACGCCCTGGGTGGACGGCCTTAGCCTGAATGCGCGCGTCATCCATACGTCCTCGACCTACTACGACGCCGCCAACACCGTGAAGGTGCCCTCGTGGACGCGCTACGACGTGGGCGCGCGGTACATGACCGAGGTCATGGGCAAGTCTGTGATATTGCGCGCCAACATCGAGAACCTGTTCGGCAAGGACTACTGGCTGGTCAGCGGCAGCTACGTGACGCCCGCCGCACCCCGCACGGTGCTGCTGTCGGCGCAGATCGACTTCTGA
- a CDS encoding MaoC family dehydratase yields MLEVNTPYDLEPYVGKLLGTSDWLEIDQARIDAFAQVSGDDNWIHVDVERARRELPGGKTIAHGMLTLSLVTYLGADICRVRERARGINYGSNKVRFTAPVQCGARIRLHRTLERYEPVEGGVRLTFGNRMEIEGVERPAMVAETISLMYAKGH; encoded by the coding sequence ATGCTGGAAGTGAATACCCCTTATGACCTGGAGCCCTATGTGGGCAAGCTGCTGGGCACCAGCGACTGGCTGGAGATAGATCAGGCCCGCATCGACGCCTTTGCCCAGGTCTCCGGCGACGACAATTGGATTCACGTCGACGTGGAGCGTGCGCGCCGCGAGTTGCCGGGCGGCAAGACCATCGCGCACGGCATGCTGACGCTGTCGCTGGTGACCTATCTGGGCGCGGATATCTGCCGCGTCCGTGAGCGCGCGCGGGGCATCAACTACGGCTCGAACAAGGTGCGCTTCACAGCGCCGGTGCAATGCGGGGCGCGCATCCGCCTGCACCGGACACTGGAGCGCTACGAACCCGTCGAAGGCGGCGTGCGGCTGACTTTCGGCAATCGCATGGAAATCGAGGGCGTCGAGCGGCCGGCCATGGTGGCCGAGACGATCTCGCTCATGTACGCGAAGGGACACTGA
- a CDS encoding Zn-ribbon domain-containing OB-fold protein: MNAQTAAAGAARSPYAVYLEHLKAGRLAYQYSTVAGRPVFFPRVLCPYTGLDCLEWRTSGGMGTVYSTSVVYPRKGDPYNVALIDCDEGFRLMSRVEGVAPLDVAIGMRVRFETHAAESDDDDPYPIFRPLQAAGGASND; encoded by the coding sequence ATGAATGCCCAAACTGCGGCCGCGGGGGCGGCGCGATCGCCCTACGCCGTCTACCTGGAGCACCTGAAGGCGGGGCGGCTGGCTTACCAGTACAGCACCGTCGCCGGCAGGCCGGTCTTTTTCCCCCGGGTCCTGTGCCCCTACACCGGGTTGGATTGCCTGGAATGGCGGACCAGCGGCGGCATGGGCACCGTCTACAGCACTTCGGTCGTTTACCCGCGCAAGGGCGATCCCTACAACGTCGCCCTGATCGACTGCGATGAGGGCTTTCGCCTGATGAGCCGGGTCGAAGGCGTCGCGCCGCTGGACGTGGCCATCGGCATGCGCGTGCGATTCGAGACGCACGCGGCGGAATCGGACGATGACGATCCCTATCCCATCTTCAGACCGCTGCAGGCGGCCGGTGGTGCCAGCAATGACTGA